The Panicum hallii strain FIL2 chromosome 9, PHallii_v3.1, whole genome shotgun sequence genome has a window encoding:
- the LOC112874022 gene encoding RNA pseudouridine synthase 5 isoform X2: MSAAEGETPVADGAPPPEALYSFGTPWPELNQGLSYSDTFRCADADAATTLIEFYATNYKSSAPLPGWVKRIRSGQITVDGEVVTDPDMILRDGCKLVYHRLPWQEPFAPYFLEVLYEDDDMVALNKPSGLQVLPKGLFQQRTVLAQLQLKDWKMTSFYSKRKHVQSHPVPVHRLGRGTSGLLLCAKTKVAKVRLASYFAEGAINAGNKRDKSEFGEERKISKFYRALVTGILDNDEVVVTQPIGLVHYPGVAEGLYAACSSGKPAMSNVCVLERLAHQNHTLVQVEIHSGRPHQIRIHLAYIGHPLVDDPLYGIGGHPKFVEPESTGTDSSFAYDGGYERPLQPVPGDCGYHLHAHWLVLCHPTTNKIVKITAPLPQILQTREERRATAERISG; the protein is encoded by the exons ATGTCCGCCGCCGAGGGAGAAACGCCGGTGGCCGATGGGGCTCCGCCGCCAGAGGCGCTCTACTCCTTCGGGACGCCGTGGCCGGAGCTCAACCAAGGCCTCTCCTACAGCGACACGTTCCGATGCGCTG ATGCGGACGCCGCCACCACCTTGATTGAGTTCTACGCCACTAACTACAAGAGCTCCGCGCCATTGCCAGG GTGGGTCAAGAGGATTCGTAGCGGGCAG ATAACTGTTGATGGTGAAGTTGTCACCGATCCGGATATGATTTTGAG GGATGGTTGTAAGTTGGTATATCATCGTCTCCCTTGGCAGGAGCCATTTGCGCCATATTTTCTGGAAGTGCTTTACGAGGATGATGACATG GTTGCCCTTAATAAGCCTTCTGGCTTGCAAGTTCTGCCTAAAGGACTCTTCCAGCAGCGCACTGTTCTAGCACAGCTTCAATTGAAAGACTGGAAGATGACATCATTCTACTCCAAGAGAAAACATGTGCAGTCACATCCAGTTCCTGTTCATCGCTTAGGAAGGGGAACATCAG GCCTCCTGCTCTGTGCCAAGACAAAGGTCGCCAAAGTTCGACTTGCATCTTATTTTGCTGAAGGAGCTATAAATGCTGGAAACAAAAG GGATAAATCAGAATTCGGCGAGGAGCGGAaaatttcaaaattttatcGAGCCTTAGTGACTGGCATACTTGATAATGATGAA GTTGTGGTTACCCAACCCATAGGGCTAGTTCATTATCCTGGAGTTGCAGAGGGACTTTATGCAGCATGTTCCTCAG GAAAGCCAGCAATGAGCAACGTATGTGTTCTTGAGAGACTTGCACACCAAAATCATACACTTGTCCAG GTTGAAATTCATTCAGGACGACCCCACCAAATACGGATACACCTTGCATACATTGGTCACCCTCTTGTAG ATGATCCTCTGTATGGTATTGGTGGGCACCCCAAATTTGTTGAGCCAGAATCTACTGGCACAGATAGTTCTTTTGCATATGATGG AGGTTACGAGAGACCTTTACAACCTGTTCCTGGAGACTGTGGCTATCACCTACATGCACATTGGCTGGTTCTTTGCCATCCAACTACAAATAAG ATAGTAAAAATCACCGCTCCTCTGCCGCAAATTCTACAGACTCGAGAGGAACGCCGTGCCACCGCCGAGCGAATCAGTGGTTGA
- the LOC112874022 gene encoding RNA pseudouridine synthase 5 isoform X1 encodes MSAAEGETPVADGAPPPEALYSFGTPWPELNQGLSYSDTFRCADADAATTLIEFYATNYKSSAPLPGWVKRIRSGQRMKASFSLQITVDGEVVTDPDMILRDGCKLVYHRLPWQEPFAPYFLEVLYEDDDMVALNKPSGLQVLPKGLFQQRTVLAQLQLKDWKMTSFYSKRKHVQSHPVPVHRLGRGTSGLLLCAKTKVAKVRLASYFAEGAINAGNKRDKSEFGEERKISKFYRALVTGILDNDEVVVTQPIGLVHYPGVAEGLYAACSSGKPAMSNVCVLERLAHQNHTLVQVEIHSGRPHQIRIHLAYIGHPLVDDPLYGIGGHPKFVEPESTGTDSSFAYDGGYERPLQPVPGDCGYHLHAHWLVLCHPTTNKIVKITAPLPQILQTREERRATAERISG; translated from the exons ATGTCCGCCGCCGAGGGAGAAACGCCGGTGGCCGATGGGGCTCCGCCGCCAGAGGCGCTCTACTCCTTCGGGACGCCGTGGCCGGAGCTCAACCAAGGCCTCTCCTACAGCGACACGTTCCGATGCGCTG ATGCGGACGCCGCCACCACCTTGATTGAGTTCTACGCCACTAACTACAAGAGCTCCGCGCCATTGCCAGG GTGGGTCAAGAGGATTCGTAGCGGGCAG CGAATGAAGGCTTCATTTTCTTTGCAGATAACTGTTGATGGTGAAGTTGTCACCGATCCGGATATGATTTTGAG GGATGGTTGTAAGTTGGTATATCATCGTCTCCCTTGGCAGGAGCCATTTGCGCCATATTTTCTGGAAGTGCTTTACGAGGATGATGACATG GTTGCCCTTAATAAGCCTTCTGGCTTGCAAGTTCTGCCTAAAGGACTCTTCCAGCAGCGCACTGTTCTAGCACAGCTTCAATTGAAAGACTGGAAGATGACATCATTCTACTCCAAGAGAAAACATGTGCAGTCACATCCAGTTCCTGTTCATCGCTTAGGAAGGGGAACATCAG GCCTCCTGCTCTGTGCCAAGACAAAGGTCGCCAAAGTTCGACTTGCATCTTATTTTGCTGAAGGAGCTATAAATGCTGGAAACAAAAG GGATAAATCAGAATTCGGCGAGGAGCGGAaaatttcaaaattttatcGAGCCTTAGTGACTGGCATACTTGATAATGATGAA GTTGTGGTTACCCAACCCATAGGGCTAGTTCATTATCCTGGAGTTGCAGAGGGACTTTATGCAGCATGTTCCTCAG GAAAGCCAGCAATGAGCAACGTATGTGTTCTTGAGAGACTTGCACACCAAAATCATACACTTGTCCAG GTTGAAATTCATTCAGGACGACCCCACCAAATACGGATACACCTTGCATACATTGGTCACCCTCTTGTAG ATGATCCTCTGTATGGTATTGGTGGGCACCCCAAATTTGTTGAGCCAGAATCTACTGGCACAGATAGTTCTTTTGCATATGATGG AGGTTACGAGAGACCTTTACAACCTGTTCCTGGAGACTGTGGCTATCACCTACATGCACATTGGCTGGTTCTTTGCCATCCAACTACAAATAAG ATAGTAAAAATCACCGCTCCTCTGCCGCAAATTCTACAGACTCGAGAGGAACGCCGTGCCACCGCCGAGCGAATCAGTGGTTGA
- the LOC112874022 gene encoding RNA pseudouridine synthase 5 isoform X3, with protein sequence MSAAEGETPVADGAPPPEALYSFGTPWPELNQGLSYSDTFRCADADAATTLIEFYATNYKSSAPLPGWVKRIRSGQRMKASFSLQITVDGEVVTDPDMILRDGCKLVYHRLPWQEPFAPYFLEVLYEDDDMVALNKPSGLQVLPKGLFQQRTVLAQLQLKDWKMTSFYSKRKHVQSHPVPVHRLGRGTSGLLLCAKTKVAKVRLASYFAEGAINAGNKRDKSEFGEERKISKFYRALVTGILDNDEVVVTQPIGLVHYPGVAEGLYAACSSGKPAMSNVCVLERLAHQNHTLVQVEIHSGRPHQIRIHLAYIGHPLVGKFLAHCHLKMILCMVLVGTPNLLSQNLLAQIVLLHMMEVTRDLYNLFLETVAITYMHIGWFFAIQLQIR encoded by the exons ATGTCCGCCGCCGAGGGAGAAACGCCGGTGGCCGATGGGGCTCCGCCGCCAGAGGCGCTCTACTCCTTCGGGACGCCGTGGCCGGAGCTCAACCAAGGCCTCTCCTACAGCGACACGTTCCGATGCGCTG ATGCGGACGCCGCCACCACCTTGATTGAGTTCTACGCCACTAACTACAAGAGCTCCGCGCCATTGCCAGG GTGGGTCAAGAGGATTCGTAGCGGGCAG CGAATGAAGGCTTCATTTTCTTTGCAGATAACTGTTGATGGTGAAGTTGTCACCGATCCGGATATGATTTTGAG GGATGGTTGTAAGTTGGTATATCATCGTCTCCCTTGGCAGGAGCCATTTGCGCCATATTTTCTGGAAGTGCTTTACGAGGATGATGACATG GTTGCCCTTAATAAGCCTTCTGGCTTGCAAGTTCTGCCTAAAGGACTCTTCCAGCAGCGCACTGTTCTAGCACAGCTTCAATTGAAAGACTGGAAGATGACATCATTCTACTCCAAGAGAAAACATGTGCAGTCACATCCAGTTCCTGTTCATCGCTTAGGAAGGGGAACATCAG GCCTCCTGCTCTGTGCCAAGACAAAGGTCGCCAAAGTTCGACTTGCATCTTATTTTGCTGAAGGAGCTATAAATGCTGGAAACAAAAG GGATAAATCAGAATTCGGCGAGGAGCGGAaaatttcaaaattttatcGAGCCTTAGTGACTGGCATACTTGATAATGATGAA GTTGTGGTTACCCAACCCATAGGGCTAGTTCATTATCCTGGAGTTGCAGAGGGACTTTATGCAGCATGTTCCTCAG GAAAGCCAGCAATGAGCAACGTATGTGTTCTTGAGAGACTTGCACACCAAAATCATACACTTGTCCAG GTTGAAATTCATTCAGGACGACCCCACCAAATACGGATACACCTTGCATACATTGGTCACCCTCTTGTAGGCAAGTTCCTTGCTCACTGCCATTTAAAA ATGATCCTCTGTATGGTATTGGTGGGCACCCCAAATTTGTTGAGCCAGAATCTACTGGCACAGATAGTTCTTTTGCATATGATGG AGGTTACGAGAGACCTTTACAACCTGTTCCTGGAGACTGTGGCTATCACCTACATGCACATTGGCTGGTTCTTTGCCATCCAACTACAAATAAG ATAG
- the LOC112874025 gene encoding uncharacterized protein LOC112874025 codes for MNTTQKVDPVEPSAKVFKQASQFKRWGRKHPFVRYGLPLISLTVFGAVGLAHLIQGSKEVTKEKEDIEWEVVETTKALSRTGPVEGAYKPKKLSLEDELKALQQKVDINSYDYKPIPKPNEK; via the exons ATGAATACTACTCAGAAAGTTGATCCGGTGGAACCATCtgctaaggttttcaaacaagcCTCACAGTTCAAAAGATGGGGGCGAAAACATCCATTTGTTCGATATGGGTTACCACTCATTTCCTTGACAGTGTTTGGAGCAGTTGGGCTGGCGCATCTTATACAGGGCAG CAAAGAAGTAACAAAGGAAAAGGAGGATATCGAATGGGAGGTTGTAGAAACAACAAAAGCTTTAAGCCGAACAGGGCCAGTGGAAGGGGCTTATAAGCCCAAGAAGCTCTCTCTAGAGGATGAACTGAAG GCTTTGCAGCAAAAGGTTGACATAAACAGCTACGACTACAAGCCGATCCCAAAACCCAATGAAAAATAA
- the LOC112875814 gene encoding uncharacterized protein LOC112875814 translates to MSAASTMTWHEDLATLVGDTGVSLHGAGGEAPAAANVAAAGAGWYGEEEEGRAEEGWAQQAKGFAESTAEMLRELGRGLWDVAAQSLAGAEDSEVARRLRKRAAATGKRLSFMNEYLPEERDPVRCWLIVAAVAFVTLLVLGVGGGDETPFELPKKLIISPPSANRIQLPDGRHLAYEEQGVSADRARFSLIAPHSFLSSRLAGIPGISASLLEEFGARLVTYDLPGFGESDPHPGRNLNSSALDMLHLADALDIPDKFWVVGYSGGGMHAWSALRYIPDRVAGAAMFAPMANPYDSKMTKDERYKTWDRWSTKRKLMHILARRFPSLLPLFYRRSFLSGKQGQPESWLSLSLGKKDKTLLEGPEFNAFWERNVAESVRQGDARPFVEEAVLQVSDWGFSLSDIQMQKKEDRSFFELIKSLFNQVEREWVGFLGPIHIWQGMDDRVVSPSVAEFVRRVVPGATVHKLLDEGHFSYFCFCDECHRQIFSTLFGIPQGPIDPAPLPSDVASELAEETTAPGNLTEEEQGKSSLA, encoded by the exons atGTCGGCGGCGTCGACGATGACGTGGCACGAGGACCTGGCCACCCTCGTGGGGGACACTGGCGTCAGCCTCCACGGCGCCGGAggggaggcgccggcggcggcgaatgtcgcggcggcgggggccgggtGGTAcggcgaggaggaagaggggagggCGGAGGAGGGGTGGGCGCAGCAGGCGAAGGGGTTCGCGGAGTCGACGGCCGAGATGCTGCGGGAGCTGGGCCGGGGGCTGTGGGACGTCGCCGCGCAGAgcctcgccggcgccgaggACAGCGAGGTCGCGCGGCGGCTCAGGAAGCGCGCGGCGGCCACGGGGAAGCGCCTCAGCTTCATGAACGAGTACCTCCCCGAGGAGCGCGACCCCGTGAGGTGTTGGCTCATCGTCGCCGCAGTCGCATTCGTCACGCTCCTAG TTTTAGGTGTTGGGGGTGGTGATGAAACTCCGTTTGAGCTTCCAAAGAAACTTATCATCAGCCCCCCAAGCGCGAATAGAATCCAACTTCCTGATGGACGCCATCTAGCTTATGAAGAACAAGGAGTCTCAGCTGATAGGGCAAGATTTTCACTGATTGCTCCTCATTCTTTTCTTTCATCAAGGCTGGCAG GAATCCCTGGAATCAGTGCATCCCTTCTGGAAGAATTTGGGGCACGACTTGTGACCTATGATCTTCCTGGTTTTGGTGAAAGTGATCCACACCCAGGCCGAAATCTCAATTCTTCTGCCCTGGACATGCTCCATCTGGCTGATGCTCTTGATATTCCGGACAAGTTCTGGGTTGTGGGTTATTCTGGTGGTGGCATGCATGCTTGGAGTGCTCTTCGTTACATTCCTGATAGAGTTGCTG GTGCAGCAATGTTTGCACCTATGGCAAATCCATATGACTCCAAGATGACCAAAGATGAGAGATATAAAACATGGGATAGATGGTCAACAAAACGGAAACTAATGCACATTTTAGCTCGGAGGTTTCCATCACTACTGCCCCTCTTCTATCGCCGAAGCTTCCTTTCTGGCAAGCAAGGACAGCCAGAGAGTTGGTTGTCACTGTCATTGGGGAAGAAG GACAAAACTTTACTGGAAGGTCCTGAGTTCAATGCATTCTGGGAAAGGAATGTTGCGGAGTCTGTGCGCCAGGGAGATGCACGGCCATTTGTAGAGGAAGCTGTGTTGCAAGTATCTGACTGGGGTTTCAGCTTGTCTGACATTCAAATGCAGAAGAAAGAGGATCGAAGCTTTTTTGAACTCATCAAGTCTCTGTTCAATCAAGTTGAACGAGAGTGGGTTGGATTTCTGGGGCCAATACATATCTGGCAG GGAATGGATGACCGAGTGGTCTCGCCGTCAGTGGCTGAATTTGTCCGGCGGGTGGTTCCAGGAGCTACGGTGCACAAGCTTCTTGATGAAGGCCACTTCTCATACTTCTGCTTCTGCGATGAGTGCCACAGGCAGATATTCTCCACCCTCTTCGGCATCCCCCAGGGCCCTATCGACCCTGCGCCACTACCCAGCGATGTGGCTTCAGAGCTTGCCGAAGAAACAACAGCACCGGGCAATCTTACAGAGGAGGAACAAGGAAAATCAAGCCTGGCCTGA
- the LOC112878133 gene encoding probable glucuronosyltransferase Os03g0287800, protein MGSSADHGGAGGRGKKQGSQLWKKALLHSCLCFVMGFFTGFAPSSVSDWTSAAVSAGGVGSSHVVRALQTAAGGAVNRSLLAHGSALIGGAGLLDAAATATPRPLLVVVTTTESAPAASGERAAALTRMAHTLRLAAPPLLWVVVEAAPDVPATARLLRTTGLMYRHLTYKDNFTAADAAAGKERHHQRNVALGHIEHHRLAGVVLFAGLGDVFDLRFFDQLRQISAFGAWPVATMARGERKVVVRGPACSASAVTGWFSQDFGGNGTAAATTARPPEVDAHGFAFNSSVLWDPERWGRYPTSEPDKSQDSMKFVQQVALEDFSKVKGIPSDCSEVMVWHVDSTPPSSSS, encoded by the exons ATGGGGTCGTCCGCGGaccacggcggcgccggcgggaggGGCAAGAAGCAGGGGTCGCAGCTGTGGAAGAAGGCGCTGCTGCATTCCTGCCTCTGCTTCGTCATGGGCTTCTTCACCGGTTTCGCCCCGTCGTCCGTCTCCGACTGGACGTCCGCGGCGGTCTCGGCGGGCGGGGTGGGCAGCAGCCACGTGGTCCGGGCGCTGCAGACGGCCGCCGGCGGGGCCGTGAACCGGAGCCTGCTGGCGCACGGCAGCGCCCTCATCGGCGGTGCGGGCCTGCTCGACGCGGCCGCGACAGCGACCCCGCGGCCGCTGCTGGTGGTGGTCACGACGACGGAGTCGGCGCCCGCGGCGTCTGGAGAGCGCGCCGCGGCGCTGACGCGGATGGCGCACACGCTGCGGCtggcggcgccgccgctgctgtgggtggtggtggaggccgcCCCGGACGTGCCGGCCACGGCGCGGCTGCTGCGCACCACGGGGCTCATGTACCGGCACCTGACGTACAAGGACAACTTCacggccgccgacgccgccgcgggcAAGGAGCGGCACCACCAGCGGAACGTCGCGCTCGGCCACATCGAGCACCACCGCCTCGCCGGCGTCGTTCTCTTCGCCGGCCTCGGCGACGTCTTCGACCTCCGATTTTTCGACCAGCTCCGCCAGATCAG CGCGTTCGGCGCGTGGCCGGTGGCGACGATGGCGCGGGGCGAGCGGAAGGTCGTGGTCCGGGGCCCCGCGTGCAGCGCTTCCGCGGTCACCGGCTGGTTCTCCCAGGACTTCGGCGGCAACGGCACCGCGGCcgccacgacggcgaggcccCCCGAGGTGGACGCCCACGGCTTCGCCTTCAACAGCTCCGTGCTCTGGGACCCCGAGCGCTGGGGACGCTACCCGACCTCCGAACCCGACAAGTCCCAG GACTCGATGAAGTTCGTCCAGCAAGTGGCTCTGGAAGATTTTAGCAAGGTGAAGGGCATTCCTTCCGATTGTTCAGAGGTCATGGTATGGCATGTCGATTCGACacccccttcttcctcttcttag